The Ascaphus truei isolate aAscTru1 chromosome 20, aAscTru1.hap1, whole genome shotgun sequence genome includes the window GCTTGTCTCATTTCTATAGATAACTTTTACTTTGCGGTAACTGACAGATGAGTGtgcgagagagacggagaggagaggagggggaggaggatgaggagtggaAGAGGGGGGATTGCATAGCGGAGTCTGACCCTCTCATATAAAGCTGATCAGAATGAGACAGCTGTGCTAATATGAGATGGACAGCTGTCTATCATCATCAAAAGACAGTCTCTCTCTTTACAAGTGAATGTCACTGATGGAAGTGCAGTCTTTTTTTATTAGGCGTAAGTCTTGCACATTGGGAGcgagtctcgctcattggaaggcagtctctttTATTATTTGTGAGTCTCGCTCACCGCCAATCAGTCTCTCTTTAGGAGCGAGTCTCGCTCAGGCAGTTGAACTTATTAGTCTCATTAGAAGTTAAGTCttgctcactggaaggcagtctctctccttGGCATGGGtcacactcactggaaggcagtctctctcgtTGGAGTGGGtcacactcattggaaggcagtctctcgtTGGCATGGGtcacactcattggaaggcagtctctctcgtTGGCATGGGacacactcattggaaggcagtctctctcgtTGGTATGGGAcacactcattgggaggcagtctctcTCGTTGGCATgggtcactcattggaaggcagtctctctcgtTCGCGTGGGTtacactcattggaaggcagtctctagtTGGCGTGGGTCACACTCAtcggaaggcagtctctctcgtTGGCGTGGGtcacactcattggaaggcagtctctctcgtGGGCGTGGGtcacactcattggaaggcagtctctctcgtTGGCATGGGTCAcagtcattggaaggcagtctctctcgtTGGCATGggacactcattggaaggcagtctctctcgtTGGCGTGGGTCACACTCATCGGAAGGCAGTATCTCTCGTTGGCATGGGacacactcattggaaggcagtctctctcgtTGGCGTGGGTCACACTCATCGGAAGGCAGTATCTCTCGTTGGCATGGGAcacactcattgggaggcagtctctcTCGTTGGCATGGGtcacactcattggaaggcagtctctcgtTGGCGTGGGTtacactcattggaaggcagtctctctcgtTGGCGTGGGtcacactcattggaaggcagtctctctcgtTGGCATGGGtcacactcattggaaggcagtctctctcgtTGGCATGGGACACACTCATTGGAAGGAAGTCTCTCTCGTTGGCATAGGacacactcattggaaggcagtctcactcattggcatGGGacacactcattggaaggcagtctctcgtTGGCATGGGACACACTCatgggaaggcagtctctctcgtTGGCATGGGtcacactcattggaaggcagtctcactcgttGGAGTGGgtttcactcattggaaggcagtatcACTCGTTGGCATGGGTCACACTCAtcggaaggcagtctctctcgtTGGCATGGGtcacactcattggaaggcagtctctctcgtTGGCATGGGtcacactcattggaaggcagtctcactcgttGGAGTgggtctcactcactggaaggcagtctctctcgtTGGCATGGGacacactcattggaaggcagtctctctcgtTTTCATGGGtcacactcattggaaggcagtgtcactcgcAGAAAGGTAGTCTCGCTCATTGGAGAAAGTCGTGCTCATGgaaaggcagtctcgctcattggagtAGGCCTTGCTCATTGGGAAGCAGTCTCATTTATAAGTATCATTAGAAGTGAGTCTTAAGTCTAACATATAACTCACTTCTGGAGTCCCATCACACTTGGTTGACCTCTTCTCTGCAATAACGAGACATCATCTGGTCTTCCTAGACCATGAAAAGTCCAAAGAAGGATTCAGTTCCATCCTTCACCCGTACGAGGTGTGTCTGGGACATCCTGACATAGACCTCCTCTCGCTCCTGTATCAGGAAGCTGCCACCCAGAAAGCTGCTATCCCGCCACACACCCTCTCCGTTGTCATCACAGAACCTCCTACTGTTCTGCATCAGTTCTTCTGCGACCGGGGAATTTGGACTTTTCTTGTAGACCCCGTGAGTGAATAAGGATGGGGCGTCGTCTCTGGGTGGGCATTTACGTATTCCCAGCTGCAACTTGGAGTACACAAAATATACTCCGGACTGTGTGCACAGGAGGGACCCATTGGTGTATTTCACCTGGTGGAGGAACGCCAGGCCCAGCGTGGGATCCCACAGAAGAGGACCTCCTGGATACGTAGCTGTGAACTCGTTACCTTTAATAAAaaaggagagagtgtcagggagaagctCTAAATGGTTGACCATTGTCCATGCATTGTCCGAGCATGCATTGATCACTACGTATCGAGTCAGGCGCTCACTGTCCAACCACTCTCAGATCAGATAGCCACTGACTGAACATCAAGCCCTCGACCAGTCACTAAACGTTCAGCCACTGACACATATCGAACCACTCAGCCACTGACTATCAAGGACTTCATTGGTCACTAGACATACAGCCAATTCGCATATCAAACCATCCAGTCACTGACTACTAACAATCAGCCACTGATTATCCAGCCACTGAGTGACTATTAACCATGTAGTCATATCCAACCATCCAGCCACTGACTGACCACTGACCATCCAGCCACAGACTGACCACTGACATTAAGCCACTGGCCACCAAGCCACTTAGTGAATATTAACCATGTAGGCATATCAGACCACCCAGCCACTGACTGACCACTAACCATCCAGCCACAGACTGACCACTGACATTAAGCCACTGACCACCCAGCCACTTAGTGAATATTAACCATGTAGACATATGAGACCATCCAGCCACTGACTGACCACTGACCATCCAGCCACAGATTGACCACTGACAACCCAGCCACTTTGTGAATATTAACCATGTAGGCATATTACACAATCCAGCCACTGACTGATCACTGACCATCCAGCCATTGACCCCCAAGCCACTGAGTGAGTACTGACCATATAGTCCCTGAAAACTCCAGCTATCCCACTGACCACACTTTTCCCTCCATTCCGCACTCACCCAATCACCGACCAACCCCCTACCTTTCCCCCCCATCCAGTCACTGACCACCAGAGCTTCTCCCACCTCGTGCAGGCCTTACCCCTCCACCCGCAGAGCATACCGATAATATACCCAAGCTCTTGCTGCTTCCCACacgtaccccctcccccccaaacctaCCAGTGACATGAGCTGAGGGGGGTGGCTGGTCCTCACCTGGGAGAGAAAAGCAAGATATAGGAAAGGGTACAGTACCCGCCAAATAAGGCACACGTGGGACACAGATAATGCACGTGAATGTAACACACGCAGATAAAAAGCTGACAATAATGCAGATATAACACACTATTATAACGCAGATACCAGTATAACACACTAATATAACACACACTACtactgtataatacagatataacacacactattataacacagatataacacacactattataacacagatataacacacactattataacacagatataacacacactattataatacagatataacacacactattataatacagatataacacacactattataatacagatataacacatactattataacacagatataacacacactattataatacagatataacacacactattataatacagatataacacacactattataatacagatataacacatactattataacacagatataacacacactattataacacagatataacacacactattataatacagatataacacacactattataatacagatataacacacactattataatacagatataacacatactattataacacagatataacacacactattataatacagatataacacacactattataacacagatataacacacactattataacacagatataacacacactattataacacagatataacacacactattataatacagatataacacgcactattataacacagatataacacatactattataacacagatataacacactattataacacagatataacacacactattataacacagatataacacacactactataatacagatataacacacactattataacacagatataacacacactattataacacagatataacacacactattataacacagatataacacactattataacacagatataacacacactattataacacagatataacacacactactataatacagatataacacacactattataacacagatataacacacactattataacacagatataacacacactattataacacagatataacacacactattataacacagatataacacacactattataacacagatataacacacactattataacacagatataacacacactattataacacagatataacacacactactataatacagatataacacacactattataacacagatataacacacactattataacacagatataacacacactattataacacagatataacacacactattataacacagatataacacac containing:
- the TNFSF14 gene encoding tumor necrosis factor ligand superfamily member 14, whose product is MDTCVQHPMSVFTVDSQVDAAAPHPLPVRRRRGIRGHWLPRLALLILALLALCGAATEIHILRKVQKQLEATREQININSNSQKMAREKGEDQPPPSAHVTGNEFTATYPGGPLLWDPTLGLAFLHQVKYTNGSLLCTQSGVYFVYSKLQLGIRKCPPRDDAPSLFTHGVYKKSPNSPVAEELMQNSRRFCDDNGEGVWRDSSFLGGSFLIQEREEVYVRMSQTHLVRVKDGTESFFGLFMV